TACTCTTCTGGCTTTTCGGGTTTGCCCCGTTTTTAAAAATGGTTTCTGGTCTCCATTGGTTAGGTTGCTTGTATGCACCTTCCTATTTTTAACGTAGCCAGATAAACATTGGCCACGGCATTCTGCCTCCTATTTCCCCTAAATTCTGCTTGCTACTTAGTTTCTATGGTTAGCATTGAAAATTCATGTCACGGGTAAAGGAATGATTCATTGGGAAAGTCACTCCTCGTTTTTTGGCTATTTCTCAGAAAAGAGGCTAAAAACGCCACATTTATCTCCCTAAACAATCCCGGCAGAATGCGTATATTTGCGGCCGCTTAGAGGCGTTCACTTTCGTATTAGGTGGCCTCTGGCACTTGAGTATTTTCTTCAGAACTTTTACCAACTCCTTTTATATATGGGACTTCGTTGTGGAATAGTGGGTTTACCAAACGTGGGTAAGTCTACGCTGTTCAATGCCTTGTCAAACGCCAAAGCAGAATCTGCCAATTATCCTTTCTGCACCATTGAGCCCAACGTGGGCGTGATCACCGTGCCAGATGAGCGCCTCCAGATTCTGGAAGGCCTGGTGCACCCAGAGCGCGTGCTGCCTACCGTCATGGAGTTTGTAGACATTGCCGGCCTGGTGAAAGGTGCCAGCAAAGGCGAAGGCTTGGGCAACAAATTCCTGGCTAACATTAGAGAGGTAGACGCTGTCATTCATGTGGTGCGTTGTTTTGATGATCCTAACATTGTGCACGTAGCCGGCGGCGTAGACCCGGTGTTTGACAAAGACGTGATTGACACGGAGCTTCAGCTGAAAGACCTAGAGTCAATTGACAAGAAGATTGCCAAGGTAGAGCGTACCGCCAAGTCTGGTGATGCCGCCGCCAAAAAAGAGTTTGCGTCTTTGCAACGCTTCAAGCAGCATTTGGAAAGCGGCAAGAACGCCCGTTCTCTGGACGTTTCTGAAGAAGACCTGGATGCGGTAGAAGACTTGAAGCTTTTGACCATCAAGCCGGTCATCTACGTAGCAAACGTAGACGAGGCCTCCATTCAAACGGGCAATAAATTCCTGGATGCTCTAAAAGCCCACGTGGCCGAAGAGAACGCCGAGGTGGTAGTAATCTCTGCCGCCATAGAAGAGCAGATAGCCGACTTTACAGACGCCGAGGAGAAAGAAATGTTCCTGGGCGAGTATGGCTTAACGGAATCTGGCTTGAACCGCCTCATAAGAGCGTCTTATTCTCTGCTCAACCTAATCACTTACTTTACCGCCGGCGTGAAGGAAGTACGCGCCTGGACTATTCAAAAAGGCTGGAAAGCCCCGCAAGCAGCTGGGGTTATTCACACAGACTTTGAGAAAGGTTTTATTAGGGCAGAAGTGATCAAATTGCCAGATTATGTAGAGTACAAGTCTGAAGCCAAAATCAAAGAGGCCGGTAAAATGTCTGTAGAAGGCAAAGAATACGTGGTGCAGGACGGTGACATCATGCACTTCAGGTTTAACGTGTAAACCCGTTTTCACAAGTAAAAAAGGAGAGTCTATATGGCTCTCCTTTTTTTTTTGCCTGAGAGGGCTCATCCGTATAAATACTAGGTATTGGAAGATAGAGCCTGAGAAAAGGTTGAAATTAATAACCTCCTTCTCTGGCAGTTACGTAGTAAGAATATTTATTTATCCGCAGAAAAGGAAACATTTTCTTTATTTCGGGGTAAACATGCTCATATTACTATATTCCAACTTTTAAAACTATGAAAAGAACCTTACTTAAAGCATCATTGGCAGGCGCGCTGTTGCTGTCCATGGGTGCTCCCAAAGAGTCCATAGCACAGTCCGCTGACCGGCCATGGGGATTGTCGCTTTACGCAAGCGCCAACCAAGCCAGAACAAACATGCGCAATGACATGTGGGACATGAGTAACTCCTCTTGGGGAGGTGGTTTGGCCATAAACCGTTACCTGTCTCCATCGTTTGACCTGTCTTTGCAGTTGAACTACTTCAACCTAGAGCAGGACGCAGCCTTTGTTACCTGGAGAACCACAGGGTACGGACCAGGCAGATTTGAAGACGAGATTGGAACCGCCAACCTGGCCTTCAAATTGAAAATGAACAACGGTAAAATCTTGAAAGAAGAGTCCTTCATCAAGCCTTACCTAGTTGCCGGCGTTGGCTTACAGTACGCCAGCGTAGAAGCCTATTTGCCGGTGGGCATACCAGGTGGTACGCGTGAGGAGAAATGGGACGAAGGCATGTTGCGCATGAACTACATGGGCGGCGCCGGTCTTGGTTTCAGAATCACAGACGGCATCAGCTTGTTTGTACAGTCTACCCTCAACTACCCAACCACCGACTTGCTGGACGGTATCTCTAACGAGCAGTCTGACGAGTTGAACGACCGTTACCTGCAGCACCAGTTTGGTCTTTCTTTTGGCTTGGGTAAAGCCAAAGACACAGACGGCGACGGAGTTTCTGACAGAAGAGACGAGTGCCCAGACACCCCAGCCGGTGTTCAGGTTGACAAAAAAGGCTGTCCATTGGATGGTGACGGTGACGGCGTAGCCGATTACCTGGATAAGTGTCCTACTGAGGCTGGTACTGCCGCCCTGGAAGGTTGCCCAGACCGTGACAATGACGGCGTACGTGACTCAGAAGATGAGTGCCCAGACCAAGCAGGTACTGCTGCTACTCGTGGCTGCCCAGACTCTGACGGTGACGGTGTTGCTGACAAAGACGACAAATGCCCAGGCACACCAGCCGGTACAAGAGTGGATGCTTCTGGTTGCCCAGTAGTTCTTGACCGTGACGGTGACGGTGTAAACGATGACGTAGACAAGTGCCCAGACGTAGCTGGTTCTGCTGCTAACTTGGGTTGCCCAGGCTTAGACATGGAAGACAGCACCTACATGGCCCGTGTTCCTAAGATTCAGTTTGAATTCAACAGAGCAGTATTGAAACCAGTTTCTTACCCAACTCTGGATAGAATGGCTACCATGTTAGGCAAATATCCGCACTACAACCTGCGTATCTCTGGCCACGCTGACCACGTTGGTTCTAATGAGTACAACCAGGAGCTTTCTATGAGAAGAGCAGACGCTGCCAAGTCTTACTTGATTGACAAGAAAGGCATCAGCTCTGACCGTATCATCACAGAAGGCTTCGGAGAAGAGAGACCAATTGCTCCAAACACCACCAACGCTGGTAGAGCGCAGAACAGACGTGCCGAATTCAGATTGTTCATCCAGTAACAATCCTGATTTTTAACTTCAGAAAAGCCCCGCCTTTGGTGGGGCTTTTTTGCGTTTAACACTGTAGCTAATCATAATCAGTTAATAGGCATTTCTGCTCCTTCACACATATAAGATGCGATTGGCTAACCTTCAATTTAAGTATGAGAGGCAGAAATAATAAATATTTCAACAAGCAAATACCACTATGGAAAATCAGGAAAGAGAAGTTTGGCAGAGAGGCCCCGTGGCCGGCGTGCCTCCCCTGCTGCAACCGGTGGCCCACGCGCTTTTGCAAGCTCAGGAAGAAATAGAAAGAGAAATGCTGGACTACCCGGAGCAGCTGTTATGGGAAAAACCCGGCGGGTTAGCTTCCATCGGATTCCATTTGCAGCACCTCACTGGCGTGTTAGACAGGCTGTTTACCTATGCCCTTGCACAACCGCTTACAGAGGCGCAGCGGCAGAACCTAACTGCTGAAGGACAGCCTAATCCAGAGCTTAGGATTCAGGAACTCGTTGTCACATTCGGGTCACAGGTAGTAAAAGCGATTTCTCAGTTAAAAGCCACGGATGAAACTATTCTTTTAGAACCAAGAGCCCTGGGTCGCGCCCAGATTCCCACCAATGTTTTGGGGCTTTTGTTTCATTCTGCAGAGCACACCATGCGGCATGTAGGCCAATTGCTGGTGACCGCCAGAATCTTAAAAATCGGCTCCTTGCCTCAAACGCCGTAAAGGTGATAAGTTTAATGAAGCCTTCGTTTTTGGCTTATTTTCTGGAAATGAGGGTAAAAACGGATATGGTGGATAGCAACCGCCTGTCTAGCTTACCCACAAGATCCTTCATAGATGACAGGTGATGTGAAGATGTGGAGATTTGAAAATGTGCGGATTTGAAAATTTGCAGATGTGATTGAGGCAAAGACTACCTCTCCCGCAAACTTGTAGCTTGTGGGTGCTATTGGGCAAGGTTAAAATGCGTGCGTCGCAAGAGGACGCTTGGGCCATGGTATTTATTAACCTTGATTATATCAGTAAACAATACAAACCTCAAATCCTCCAAGAACTCACTGTTTCCTCAACTCAACCATCAAAAAAAGCCGCCTGAGATTTCTCCCGGCGGCTTTTCGTTTTTAGCGTCTTTTGACCAAAACAGGCCAAAAACGGCTTAGTTGTAATTAGGCAGCAAATTATAGGTTTTGCCGTACTCCAGCATTTGCTGCGTGAAGTTGGTTGGATACGTGATGAGGACATCCACCACTTTTCCGTCTTTCACCACAGGCGTTAACTTAGGCTGAATAAAGCCGGCGTAGGGAGCAATGTTCAATTTGCTGTAACGGTCCAACACTTCTTTGTGTAGCTTCTGGTCTACCTTCACCCCGTAGGTTTCCACCAGGTTCTTGGCGGCATTGAAATCACCTTCAGAGGTCATGCGCTGGGTTTCTTTCAGCAATTCGCCAAACAGGCTTCTCAACTTCTGGTAGTCATTAATCTTGAAGTACGTTTTTCCGTCTTTGGTCACGCGCTCAATCACGTTGTCTTTCTTGCCTCTTTCAAAAGCCCAGGCGGCCACCATCTGGCGGTTGCGCATATGCGCTTCCTCCACGGTTTCCCCCAAAGCCAAACGTGACAACTGCGTCATCAAACCTCCCCGAATGTAGCCGTCATATTCGGCCTTGCCCACTTCCAGTGACGGCATCACGCCAATCTCTACCAGTTTAGGGTCCATCACGTAATACAGGGCTACCAAGTCGGCGCGGCCTTCTTCAATGGTGCTGGCGTAGTTTTTCAGGGTTTCCTTGGGAGTGCCCACGCCCGGGTTAATCTGCCCAGACGCGTGCCCAATCACCTCGTGCATGTCGGTGTGCAGGTCGCTGGCAATAGAAGAGTATTTTTTAGAACGCTCAATCTCCTCAGGGCTGTAGGCAAACTCGGTTAAAACGCTTCCGCCGGTGTTGGCCGCCTCATTGTAGGCATGTACAATGTTGCCCAGGTTCACAGACTTAGAGCCATGCTCTTTTCTGATCCAGTTGGCGTTGGGCAGGTTAATGCCAATAGGCGTGGCCGGAGCGGCATCACCACCTTCCACCACGGCCGTGATTACCTTAGCCGTAATACCAACTACCTTTTTCTTCTTATGCTGCGGCAAAAGCGGCGAATTGTCTTCAAACCACTGCGCCTGGTCTCCTATAGCCTTAATGCGTTTGGTAGCTTCCAGGTCTTTAAAGGACACCACCGACTCATAGGCTGCCTTAATGCCCAGCGGGTCACCGTACACTTCAATGAAGCCGTTCACCACATCAGTGTTAGAATTCACGTCTTGCACCCAGGCAATGTTGTACTCATCAAACACGCGCAGATCGCCGGTCTTGTAGTATTCGGCTAGTTTTTGAAGGGCTAAGCGCTGTTGCTCGTTCTCGGCTACCGGAATGGCTTTCTCCAGCCAGAAGACCATGCGCTTGATGGCGGCATCATACATGCCACCTACCTTCCAGACCTTCTCCACCAACTTGCCGTTTTCTTTTACCAGCTTAGAGTTTAGGCCATAGGAAATAGGACGAGTATCTTTTTTGTCTGCCATCTTGGCGTAGAAATCCTCTACCTCTTTCTGGGTAACGCCTTCATAGTAGTTGTTGGCCGAGGTGGCAATCAGGTCCTGCCCTGCTACCTGGTTCACACGCTTGGGCGCTATGTTTGGATCAAACAGGATAGGCGTAATCCAGGCAATGAAACTGTCCACAGTCTCGCCTTTCTGCAAAGGCAATTGACCAGCCGGAACTTTCTTGATAGATTCGGCTAAAAACGCCTTGCTGAACTCCGGTAAAAACTTGTTGGTAGAGTAATGGTGATGGATGCCGTTTGAGAACCACACGCGCTTGGTGTACTCCATCAGCTTCTCCCAGTCAGGAGAGGTGGAGCGGTCACGCTTGTTTTCCACGATGGCATCTAAGGTGCGGCGTATGCGCAGGTTGTGCTTGAAGTTCTGGTCATAGATGATGTCCCTTCCTGACAAAGCAGCTTCATACAGGTAATACAGCAATTCTTTCTGCTGGGTGCTCAGTTGCTCAAAACCCGGGGCCCGGTAACGAAGAATGCGCAGATCGGCGAACTGGTCGCTTACGTACTGAAAATCTTCTTCCAACTTTTGCGGGGGCGAAGTCTGGGTCACGGAAACCACTGCTTTCTCCTGCACGCCTACCACTTCTTTGGTGGCAGCGGCAGTGCTGCTATTGGAAGAAGTGCTGGTATTCTTGGCGCAGCTTCCTAACAGCAGGGTTGCCATCAGAAAACCAGACACCTGAAACGTATTCTTTTTCATAGAACTTGATATGAATGGTTAGTTAAAGGTACTCATTTTGCGAAGAGCATCAAAAACCACTCCCAGTTTGAATTTGCCTCTGCGCCCATTAAATAATTTATCCCGAATTGCTATCTTAGGAGCAGACTAACCTCCTCTTCTCTACCATGGCTGCCATACACCTGCTGCTAGACGAATACGCCGAAAGCCACCGCAACGGCACCAACAAAACCATTCACTGGATCTGCGTGCCCGCCATCATGATCAGCCTGATCGGCTTGATTTGGTCCATTCCCACACCCGATTTTATGGCGCAGCTGCCTTTCCCTATGAACTGGGGCATCTTGTTTGTGCTGCTGGCCATGGTGTATTACGTAGCGCTGTCGCCTAGTCTGGCGTTGGGCATGGTGTTGGTGAGTTTGTTCTTCCTCTGGATTGTCTACCAGCTAGACCAGTTCTCGGGCCTTCCGCTGTGGGCCATTTGCCTGTTTATTTTCGTGGTGGCCTGGGTGGGACAGTTTGTTGGGCACAAGATTGAAGGCAAGAAACCCTCCTTTTTGAAAGACCTGCAATTTCTGTTGATTGGCCCAGTGTGGCTGCTTAGTTTCATCTACCAGAAGCTGGGCATTCCGTATTAAACCTTTGCAAAACCACCTGATTTATATTGGAAGGAATTTCTGTTTACATAATTTTTTTGGCGCCTTCTTTCCACCCTATCTTAAAGGCTTTCTACCTGACTAACCCTAAAGCGGAAAGTGGAATAACAATGACGAAAATCACTTGCCTGCACTACATTGTTTACAGGGTTGGCGTATTGGCGTGGCTATCTTTGTCACAGGCAACCACCCATGAAACGACTCGCGACCATATTGCTTTTAACCGTCATGCTTACGCAGGCCTTCAGCAAGGTCTTTGTAGTGCTGGAGTTTGAAGCCAACCGCGAGTTCATCACCAGTTTCCTCTGCATCAACCGAGCCAAGCCCCAACTGCAGTGTCATGGCAAGTGCTACCTCCAAAAGAAACTGAAAAAAGCCGACCAGGATCAAAGCCCGGCTTCTCAAAAAAACCAGCTGCAAAAAGCTGAGATTACTCTTTTTTACCAGCCGTTCATGACGCTTCCGGCCCCGTTCTCCTTCCCTTCTGAGCTCGTTTTCCCGGCCGCATTGGTAAGTGAGGCCACTCCTACGTTCTTCGCCATTTTTCATCCGCCTAAGTTGACTGTGTAAGATTGTTTGTCTGGCGCTCAGTGTCAGACAAGATGGCCACGCCTTTGCTTTTTGCCTTGGCTGCCGCGCTATGTCTTTTCTTTCACTAGACTATTTGCAGTATGAAAAATATATACGCCTGTCTCATGATGTTCATGATGCTAGCCCCCTTTGCCCAGGCGCAACAAACCGTGAAAGGCAAGGTGGTTGACGCCTTTACCAAAGAAGCGCTCATTGGCGCCAGCGTGCAAGTTCCCAACTCCACCAATGGCACCATGACAGCCGCAGACGGGAGCTTTTCGCTCTCTGCCCATGCAGAGAAGATAATGGTTTCTTACCTGGGCTATGTACCCCAAGAAGTTACCATACAGCCCGGATTTCTGTTGGTGCAATTGTCTCCTTCTTCCAATCAATTGAACCAAGTCATTGTCTCTGCCAGCCGCGAGGTGCAGGCCCGCACCGAGGCTCCCATAGCCATCAGTGCTCTCACTACGCAGGTGTTGCAAGAAACCAAAGCCGCCACGCTAGACCAGGTCATGAACAAGGTAGGCGGCGTGTACATGGTGAACTTGGGCAACGAACAGCATACCATGGCCATTCGGCAGCCCATTGGCTACAAAAGCTTGTTCCTGTACTTAGAAGACGGCATTCCCATTAGGGTCTCCGGCGACTTTAACCACAACGCCCTTATTGAAATCAACCAGGCAGCACTCAAGTCCATTGAAATCATCAAGGGTCCTGCGTCTTCGCTTTATGGCAGCGAGGCGATTGGTGGGGCGGTGAATTTCATTACCCAGGCGCCTACCTCGGTGGCTACGGCCATGGTACAATTAGAAAGCAGCAACCAAGGCTACCGAAGAACCGATTTCAGTGCCTCTCAGACCATTGGCAAGCTAGGTGTTTACGCCGGTGGATATTTTGCAACACAGCATCACGGTCCTATCAGCCACAGCGATTTCAACAAACTGGCTTTCACCTTTAGAGCAGATTACCAACTGTCTGAGCGCAGCAAACTCACCACCTCGGCCACTTTGGTTGACTACAAAACCGACCAGACCGGCGGCCTGGACAGCACCCGTTTCTATACCCAGGAATACAGCAGCCTGCATACGTTCACCTACCGCCAGGTGAAAGCCCTGCGCGTACGCACTAGCTTTGAACACACCTGGGATTCTACCAACCATACCCAGGCTACGGTATACATCCGGAAAAACGCCATCGGGCAGAACCCTTTCTATGCCATCTCCAACCTAAAAGGAAATCCTACCAAGGCGAAAGGGGAAATAAATGAGGATGCCTTTCATGGGTACGGCTTAGTGGCCCAGCACAAAAAAAACTTTTCCTTTTTAAGGGCCCAGTTGTTAGCCGGCCTGAGCTTGGATTATAGCCCGGCCACCTACACGGCCCTTTTCCTGGACATTGACCGAGATGCTGCTGGCAGATATGTGAGCTATACCCAGAAAGACTCTTTGCTTACCCATTACGCCGTAAATCTGCTCAATACCGCCGCCTATGCCCAGGCCCAGATCACCCCAATGGAGCGGTTGAACGTGATGGCTGCCCTGCGCTATGACCGCCTGGACTATGCCTTTGACAACTACCTGGCGCCCTCGGCCTTTACAGGTGCCCCTGATGAGAAAAACGGCTTCCGGCAGTTCTCTCCTAAAATAGGTCTAACCTATGATTTGGGAACCAGCAAGGGCGTGTATACCAACTACAGTTTAGGCTTTGCCCCTCCCCAGATTTCTGAACTGTATAGAGGCGTAAAAGTACCTACCCTGCAACCTGCCCAGTACCACAGTTATGAAGTGGGCGGCTGGATGAGTTTCCTGCAACACAAAGCCTACCTGGACCTGAGCCTATACCAAATGGAAGGCGCTCAGGAGATTATCTCGGTGAGGTTAGAGGATGGCACCTATCAGAACCAGAACGCAGGCCAGACCCGTCACCAAGGGGTGGAATACACCCTGCATTATGAGCCTACCTCAGCGCTTGCGTTCCGGTGGAGCGGGACCAACGCGCGTCACTGGTTTGTCCAGTACCAGGAAAAAGGGAAAGACCTTGCAGGCAATGAAATGGCCACGGCCCCCCGCTTCCTTACCAACGCCGAGGTGACCTATCGTCCAAACTATGTCAAAGGCTTACGCCTAAGCCTGGAATGGCAGCACGTGGGCAAATACTACATGGACCCCGCCAATTCTGAATACTACTGCGGCTACAACCTGCTCAGCGCGAGGGTTGGCTATACGCTGCACGGTTTTGAAACTTGGGTGAACGTCTTAAACATGGCCAATGCACTCTATGCCACCACTGTAGATAAATACGCCTATGGCAAAAGCTACCGGCAAGGCATTCCCAGAACGGTACACTTGGGCATTGGCTACCAGTTCACCGCCAAAGGAGAAAAGACTCAGCCCTGACATTGACAATCCTCTCCGTTTTTGGGCTATTTTCTTGAAAACAAGCTAAAAACGGATGCTTCCACACCTATTTAGTCTTCGTTGTAAAAACCTTAACTAGATTCTCATGAAATCCATTCATACGGTTCTCTACCCTTTACTGGCGGCCTGGCTGCTGGTTGGGGTTGGCTGCCAATCCAAAGCCTCCGATAAAAAGCCCGGCGCTAATCAAGCAGTGGCCACCAGAATATCAGCGGCCGGCTTAAAAGCCTCCTGCCCTTTCCTTACGCAAGACCAAGCCGGCAACCCCGTAATGTGCTGGGTACAGGCGCAGGACACGTCCGGGAATTTCTTGCTATCCTACTCCCGCTCAGAGGACGGCGGATTGACATTTGGCAAACCCAGCGCCATTCCTACCACCCAGGGCGTGTACCCGCATGATGAAAACCTGTCAAAGCTCATCTTCAAGAAAAATGGAGAAATGCTGGCCGTTTTTGGTGTAAGCAATCCCTCCCCAGAGAACAGCTACGCAGGTTTAATCAAGTACACCCAGTCCTTTGACGGAGGCAAAACCTGGACCGCCGCCCGGCAACTAGCAATAGACTCTTTGAACAGCAAAGACCAGCGGTATTTTGACGTAGCCCTGCTTCCTAACGGCGAGGTGGCTGCCATTTGGTTAGATGCCCGCAAGAATACGCCCAAAGAAGGATCCAGCCTATATTTTGCCACCACTACCGGGCAGCAAGGATTCACCCAGGAGAAAGCCATTGACCAGCAACTCTGCCAATGCTGCCGCACCGATTTATTTGTGGACGGCCAGGGCCAGGTGCACGCTGCCTACCGCGCCATTCTGCAGGACAGCATTAGAGACATGATGCACTTAGTGTCTGTAGACAATGGCCAGACCTTTGCCCCGCGGGAGCGCATTAGTCCAGACAATTGGGCCATTGACGGCTGTCCGCATACCGGGCCTACGCTGGCCTGGACCAAAACCGGACTGCACGCGGCCTGGTACACCATGGGTGGCGGAAGCGGCGTATTCTACAGCCAGAAAACCGATGAAAAGCCTTTCGCGCCGAGAGAGCAGGTGAGCTCGTTTCCATCTGCCAGGCACCCGCAATTAACGGCTTACGGTTCTGAAAATTTGGCGCTGGTCTGGGATGAGTTGATTCCTTCTTCTAAAGACTTCCAAACGCGCATAGGCCTGCAACTGAAAGACCAGAACGGTAGATCCCTACAGCGCGCGTATTTAACCCCGGCCACGGTCAAGGCCAGCTATCCCGTGGTACTGCCAACTTCTAACAATAGCCTAGTAATTGCCTACACCCAGAAGACCGATACTAGCAGTGAAGTCTGGTACCAACGCGTAGATCCCCATCAACTGAAACCTACTGCGGTTGCCAGTAAGTAATCCTCTTCCGTTTTTGGCCTGTTTTCCAGGAAACAGGCCAAAAACGGTTGCGTGGCTATGCGTCTGAGCGAAGCACCTCCAACGGAGGTTTGGCAACTACCGCCTTGCTGTTGAACAAGCCAATAAGCACGGTAAGCAACGAGATGGAAACGAAAATGATGAGGATGGGCAGCAACGGCGGCGTGAACACGGTCTCAAACTGAAACTTGGCCAGTGCCCAGCTTCCCGCCATTGACAACACCACGCCCGTCCCCGCCGCCAGCGCACCCAGAAAGAAATATTCCAAGGCCGTGATGAGGAGAATCTGCTTCCGGCTGGCGCCGAGGGTGCGCAACAGTACGCTTTCCTGCATGCGCTGGTATTTACTGATGAGCACCGAGGCAATGAGCACCACCAAGCCAGTGATGATGCTGAACGCGCCC
The nucleotide sequence above comes from Nibribacter ruber. Encoded proteins:
- a CDS encoding sialidase family protein, producing the protein MKSIHTVLYPLLAAWLLVGVGCQSKASDKKPGANQAVATRISAAGLKASCPFLTQDQAGNPVMCWVQAQDTSGNFLLSYSRSEDGGLTFGKPSAIPTTQGVYPHDENLSKLIFKKNGEMLAVFGVSNPSPENSYAGLIKYTQSFDGGKTWTAARQLAIDSLNSKDQRYFDVALLPNGEVAAIWLDARKNTPKEGSSLYFATTTGQQGFTQEKAIDQQLCQCCRTDLFVDGQGQVHAAYRAILQDSIRDMMHLVSVDNGQTFAPRERISPDNWAIDGCPHTGPTLAWTKTGLHAAWYTMGGGSGVFYSQKTDEKPFAPREQVSSFPSARHPQLTAYGSENLALVWDELIPSSKDFQTRIGLQLKDQNGRSLQRAYLTPATVKASYPVVLPTSNNSLVIAYTQKTDTSSEVWYQRVDPHQLKPTAVASK
- a CDS encoding Mpo1 family 2-hydroxy fatty acid dioxygenase; this translates as MAAIHLLLDEYAESHRNGTNKTIHWICVPAIMISLIGLIWSIPTPDFMAQLPFPMNWGILFVLLAMVYYVALSPSLALGMVLVSLFFLWIVYQLDQFSGLPLWAICLFIFVVAWVGQFVGHKIEGKKPSFLKDLQFLLIGPVWLLSFIYQKLGIPY
- a CDS encoding TonB-dependent receptor, with the protein product MKNIYACLMMFMMLAPFAQAQQTVKGKVVDAFTKEALIGASVQVPNSTNGTMTAADGSFSLSAHAEKIMVSYLGYVPQEVTIQPGFLLVQLSPSSNQLNQVIVSASREVQARTEAPIAISALTTQVLQETKAATLDQVMNKVGGVYMVNLGNEQHTMAIRQPIGYKSLFLYLEDGIPIRVSGDFNHNALIEINQAALKSIEIIKGPASSLYGSEAIGGAVNFITQAPTSVATAMVQLESSNQGYRRTDFSASQTIGKLGVYAGGYFATQHHGPISHSDFNKLAFTFRADYQLSERSKLTTSATLVDYKTDQTGGLDSTRFYTQEYSSLHTFTYRQVKALRVRTSFEHTWDSTNHTQATVYIRKNAIGQNPFYAISNLKGNPTKAKGEINEDAFHGYGLVAQHKKNFSFLRAQLLAGLSLDYSPATYTALFLDIDRDAAGRYVSYTQKDSLLTHYAVNLLNTAAYAQAQITPMERLNVMAALRYDRLDYAFDNYLAPSAFTGAPDEKNGFRQFSPKIGLTYDLGTSKGVYTNYSLGFAPPQISELYRGVKVPTLQPAQYHSYEVGGWMSFLQHKAYLDLSLYQMEGAQEIISVRLEDGTYQNQNAGQTRHQGVEYTLHYEPTSALAFRWSGTNARHWFVQYQEKGKDLAGNEMATAPRFLTNAEVTYRPNYVKGLRLSLEWQHVGKYYMDPANSEYYCGYNLLSARVGYTLHGFETWVNVLNMANALYATTVDKYAYGKSYRQGIPRTVHLGIGYQFTAKGEKTQP
- a CDS encoding OmpA family protein, translated to MKRTLLKASLAGALLLSMGAPKESIAQSADRPWGLSLYASANQARTNMRNDMWDMSNSSWGGGLAINRYLSPSFDLSLQLNYFNLEQDAAFVTWRTTGYGPGRFEDEIGTANLAFKLKMNNGKILKEESFIKPYLVAGVGLQYASVEAYLPVGIPGGTREEKWDEGMLRMNYMGGAGLGFRITDGISLFVQSTLNYPTTDLLDGISNEQSDELNDRYLQHQFGLSFGLGKAKDTDGDGVSDRRDECPDTPAGVQVDKKGCPLDGDGDGVADYLDKCPTEAGTAALEGCPDRDNDGVRDSEDECPDQAGTAATRGCPDSDGDGVADKDDKCPGTPAGTRVDASGCPVVLDRDGDGVNDDVDKCPDVAGSAANLGCPGLDMEDSTYMARVPKIQFEFNRAVLKPVSYPTLDRMATMLGKYPHYNLRISGHADHVGSNEYNQELSMRRADAAKSYLIDKKGISSDRIITEGFGEERPIAPNTTNAGRAQNRRAEFRLFIQ
- the ychF gene encoding redox-regulated ATPase YchF, which produces MGLRCGIVGLPNVGKSTLFNALSNAKAESANYPFCTIEPNVGVITVPDERLQILEGLVHPERVLPTVMEFVDIAGLVKGASKGEGLGNKFLANIREVDAVIHVVRCFDDPNIVHVAGGVDPVFDKDVIDTELQLKDLESIDKKIAKVERTAKSGDAAAKKEFASLQRFKQHLESGKNARSLDVSEEDLDAVEDLKLLTIKPVIYVANVDEASIQTGNKFLDALKAHVAEENAEVVVISAAIEEQIADFTDAEEKEMFLGEYGLTESGLNRLIRASYSLLNLITYFTAGVKEVRAWTIQKGWKAPQAAGVIHTDFEKGFIRAEVIKLPDYVEYKSEAKIKEAGKMSVEGKEYVVQDGDIMHFRFNV
- a CDS encoding DinB family protein → MENQEREVWQRGPVAGVPPLLQPVAHALLQAQEEIEREMLDYPEQLLWEKPGGLASIGFHLQHLTGVLDRLFTYALAQPLTEAQRQNLTAEGQPNPELRIQELVVTFGSQVVKAISQLKATDETILLEPRALGRAQIPTNVLGLLFHSAEHTMRHVGQLLVTARILKIGSLPQTP
- a CDS encoding dipeptidyl peptidase 3; protein product: MKKNTFQVSGFLMATLLLGSCAKNTSTSSNSSTAAATKEVVGVQEKAVVSVTQTSPPQKLEEDFQYVSDQFADLRILRYRAPGFEQLSTQQKELLYYLYEAALSGRDIIYDQNFKHNLRIRRTLDAIVENKRDRSTSPDWEKLMEYTKRVWFSNGIHHHYSTNKFLPEFSKAFLAESIKKVPAGQLPLQKGETVDSFIAWITPILFDPNIAPKRVNQVAGQDLIATSANNYYEGVTQKEVEDFYAKMADKKDTRPISYGLNSKLVKENGKLVEKVWKVGGMYDAAIKRMVFWLEKAIPVAENEQQRLALQKLAEYYKTGDLRVFDEYNIAWVQDVNSNTDVVNGFIEVYGDPLGIKAAYESVVSFKDLEATKRIKAIGDQAQWFEDNSPLLPQHKKKKVVGITAKVITAVVEGGDAAPATPIGINLPNANWIRKEHGSKSVNLGNIVHAYNEAANTGGSVLTEFAYSPEEIERSKKYSSIASDLHTDMHEVIGHASGQINPGVGTPKETLKNYASTIEEGRADLVALYYVMDPKLVEIGVMPSLEVGKAEYDGYIRGGLMTQLSRLALGETVEEAHMRNRQMVAAWAFERGKKDNVIERVTKDGKTYFKINDYQKLRSLFGELLKETQRMTSEGDFNAAKNLVETYGVKVDQKLHKEVLDRYSKLNIAPYAGFIQPKLTPVVKDGKVVDVLITYPTNFTQQMLEYGKTYNLLPNYN